The following nucleotide sequence is from Primulina tabacum isolate GXHZ01 chromosome 2, ASM2559414v2, whole genome shotgun sequence.
attttcttaaaaaaaatataatttaccaaatttattttacaaattttccCATCCCAGTCCTTTGAAGTCACCTTGAGTTTCGGGGGAGAGAAATAATTCATAGGGTAAACTTTAACCCGACCCGTTAATGCTGGCAAcagataaaatattaaaagccGCCGGTTTTCCCAACCTTTCCCAACGGATACTTATATAACGGCTACTTCCCTCAACCGCGATGATTATCTCCTCCTCATTTTAGACTCCCCAATTTCAACGTGTAATTGATTTTCTCAATCACTATTATCGAATCTCCCCTCTCTGATATCGGGCACTCTTGCTCCATCTTTGTTTACACGTCTCTTCGAattccttgatttttttttaagaaacttTGTTCTTGATTGATTTCCAACGCCGTTAAGAGGGGTTTCTTTGAAATTAAAGAAAAGGGACTAAAAATTTATCAGAGAAGGGGATTTCTTCGATCCATTACCTGATTATCTTTGAGAGGGCATCCGACTAACAGTAGTGTTGATCAGTACACCAGTTACTACAGTTCTCACCTAGAGGATTCTTGAACGCCTCCGCCAACATGGAAGACCAGGCGGAGTTCTCCAGTGCTTCCAGGATCGGAGAAGAAGCCGAGAAGGTCACCCCAGGGTACATCTGATCTTTTCATGTCTTTCACAAGTTCCTTCCGGCGACTCTCCATACGGTAGAGCCAAGCATGTCCAGGTGATCGTTGATTCATCACATTTTTCTGTTTCTTTAATCGAATTTTTTTCCTTTGAAGCTGTATGCATTTgtgattatgttttatttacatTGTTGGATTTAATTGATGCTTTATATTTTTTCtggatttaaaaattttgtttttttttttcttgtttcttCTAGGGTAATGAAAACTGAAAAAATTTCACTTGATAAGTCGTTAGGCAATGGATGTTGACGAAAtacattgattttattttcgaaGTATGTATCTTGCTTCTATGGAGTTTCAAATCCAAAGGATATAATTGCAAAGGAAAATAAGATTAGATTCAAATTCTATACCCGCGTCCTGTTCTAACTTGGCAGAGTAGGTTGCTGCCAAAACTGTTCTAAAGAGTTACTCAAAAGAagttgtgatttgatgatgattataATGGGAGAATCCTTCAAAGGCCAAAAACGTTTACTTGACAgtagtgtttaattatttaaaaaaattggtttgCTGATTTCATGCTCAAAAAACAGCTGGTAGACAAGGACCCAAGCAGGGCTGTTTCCATGTTTTGGGCAGCTATTAATTCTGGAGATCGAGTTGATAGTGCTCTGAAAGACATGGCAGTTGTAATGAAACAATTGGATAGGTCAGATGAGGCGGTTGAGGCCATTAAGTCGTTTCGTCATCTATGTCCCCTTGAATCTCAGGAATCTCTTGACAACATACTGGTCGAACTCTATAAGGTAATAAAGTTATTGAGATAACTACAATTTGGTAATGCTGATTCTTGAAGATTTTATTGGTTAATGCAGAAATCTGCAGGATTGAGGAAGAGATTGAAATGCTTAAACTAAAATTGAAGCAAATAGAAGATGGAACAGCTTTTGGCGGCAGAGGACGAAGGTTGCAAGAACCCAAGGAAAGAAATTTCAGATCACAATTGAAAAAGACTATTCTAGGTTCGTATTCGCGTTACTTCTTGAgacgtttttttttaaaaaatcattaactTATTTGCTTTTAAAATTTATCTGAAGATTGTTGGGGAATTTGGCTTGGGCTTACATGCAGCTGAAAGATTACAGGTCCGCGGAAGAACTTTACAGGTACTTTTTTGTAGATTGGAGTTTATTATGCTAACTACCGActgttttaaatatcaaaatctcTTGCATCAATGTGTTGTAATGCAGAAAAGCACTCTCTATTGAACCAGATAAGAACAAGCAGTGCAACTTAGCAATGTGTTTGATGAGCATGAACAAGTTAACAGAAGCCAAATTTTTGCTGCAAGCCACAGAAATTTCATTTGACAGTGGGCCTATGGATGAATCCTTTGTGAAGTCTTATGAACGTGCCTCCCAAATGTTGGTTGAGTTGGAGGCAAGAGTGTTCTTGAACCTGTGAAACAAACGGACATCTGTTTGTCCTTCAAGGATATGAACCTAGGTGCATTTACAGAATTTCCCTATGAAAAAAGGTCCGATTTGACCGGAAAACGAACCACGGTTGTTACAATGTGAGCCGACAAGAAGCAGATCGTGCGTTGAGACCGGTGTATGGTTCTCCATTCTACAACGGAAAAATTCCAAAAGTTCCATTCACACAGCCGAGAAGATGTCATTGTCCTCCAATAATGGAAATCAAAGAAATGCAAAGGCTAATAATGGAGCCTTCTGTCGGAAATTATCTTTcttcgaaaaatctgctgaaaCCGAAACTGAGCTTCCACTGACATATGATGAAGAAAAACTGAAGAATTTCCAGCTGAAACCTGATGCAAAAGAAATTTTGACGAATGTCTTAAGAAGTAGAAACTCGACACCTGAGGAAATCCTGAAGGGTTGCGAAAATTCTCCAGAGAATTTAAAAAGTAAACGCAAGAAAAGCTGGGCTGATATGGTTGAAGAAGAAGAGCAAGCTTCGGAAAGTTGGAAAATAGATTTTCCAAAGATATATTCAGGCAACTATTTTGCAGAGGGTTCAGTAAATAAAGGACTTAATGATGAAAACGTGAATTCTAACGTGATTCCACGGACTCCCATCTCCATGGAAGGATCTACTGAACATGGACGTGAAACTTTTACGCAACCTGAGAAATTATTGAGGCCATCATTGTGTTACTTCGATCAGCATCAGAAGCCATTCACAGCAAAAAAATCGTAGTGCTTCAGCATTGCCGTTGAAATCTTTCAACTTTGAAGGCAAAGATTTAGTTTCATCAGATGATTTATCTTCTACGACATCAAGAAACCGGAGGAATAGGCTGCAGGTTTCCAGGACATCACACATGTTCCTGTAAGTCCAGGAACATGACATAATCAGCTCTGGGAAAAATTACATGTTccttttgttcttgtttttttCTGTGAATATCTTTATGTACCGAATTCATTCACATTGCAACTATTGTCATCATTTGAacgatattttcatttttctttccaaatttGATCTTGGAAGTTTTTTCTGTGTCAATAATTGTTTATGTTAAATAAGAAAACCAAACTTGTCATGTCTCACCTTTTAACGGTCATTATAAAAGCCACTGTGCCCACAAGATTCcagaatatttaatttttaatcaaTAAATAGGAACAACAAACCACTTGGAAGAAATGAAATCAACTAGAAATGTAGAAGAAATATTACAGCCGAGAGAAAACAAGTTTGAAATGAGGAGAGCCTGTGCCATGGTTATTCATTGCTCCTAAAACTTGGATTGTATCCAATCAATTGTCTCAGTGTCGGTTTGGAATGACCTTGGCCAGAAGATCATTGGCAATATCTGGGTTCGAGCCAAAGAGTGCATTTGCGATGGTGATGACTCCGGGATTTTGGCTGCTTAAAGCTACGATGGCAACTGCATTACCAGAATCCAGTATTCCTTGAAAGTGGACTAGATTCACCGGGAAAACAAACACATCACCCTTTTGAAGTACTTTGGTAATCAGACAATTTTCCGGGTTAGATATTATGAATCCCACCTCAAGACTGCCTTCAATCACCGTCAGAATTTCAGTGGCTCTAGGGTGCGTATGCGGGGGGTTGACTCGCCATGGAGCAAAATCAATACGTGCCAGGGAGATTCCTAGAGTGTTGAGTCCTGGAATTTGGACGACATTTATGGGTTTAATATTTGATCCGACAGGGTTAGAAGTGTTTCCTGGCATGTGCAAGCCGGCAAGAAGAAATCAGTTACCTGCGCGGCCTTGGATCCTTGCATGCAAACCCATTCACCATAACTGCCACCATGCAAAAACAAAAGGTCAACAAACAAAAATTCAATGATAAATTTTCAAAGTATAGTTTAATATCACATTAGAATATATTACCAGGGCCAGTTGATCAGCGACACAGAAATCTTGAAGGAGAACTCGGGTCTAATGCTAATGCCAGTGAACAAATCGCAATCAATAAAACTATCGAGCACGACGAAACGAGGGGCCATGTTTTATCTAGAGAGGGTTGAGAATGCTAAGAGATAAGTACTACTTTTGAAACAATTAAACCTGTAAAATGAGATGGCGAACGCGAGCAAGGAAAGCGGGTTTTATAGTATTTGGAGCCAATAACATATAAATTGCCGTCCATCAGAATAGCACCTACATTGTGGaaagataaataaattaatgattATTGAATTCTTTGTGACTAAACACAGACTGCTATGACAGGATCAACAAATTATATTAGCAATCCGTTTTGTGCCGGATTGCTGTAGCTTTGACAGATGCCTATCCGGCTATTCCATTCATCATAGTGTACGTAACTATATATACATGAACTTATTTTGGATTCAAGACTCAACTGTAGTACTTTTAAAAATCAATCTATCAATCAAATATTTCAGTCATATGCtcaaaatttttagaaataTGATCATGTTTAAATGAATATATAACATGAAACAAAGTCACTAACTTTATTTAAATGAGTGAATTCGGGCTCGAGGATTTTAAAATGGGGTTTAGAAATAGATTGATGGGGGAAAATGgaattaaatgtttttttttttaatcgatAATTAATATGCAAAGGAGCAGCGTTTACCATTTCAACGCGGTCGATTGAGAACAATGGGACAAGAGTTTTTTGTTCAATTGTGATACAGGACGGCAAAAACCTGAAGTTATGCACTAATTGCTTCAGTCTATAAAAGCAGCCCTGAATAATGTAGCCTCTGCACCTCCAAAACAACTTATAATCTTCTGCATCAAAAAAGATAAATGGCGGCCCGTTTCGTTTTGTTCGTGCTCGTATCGCTACCTGTTCCATTGCTTTCGCGTCTGATCCAGCCCACTTCATTGTTCTGCATGATTTATGTGTCTTGTGCTAATCGTTTCTCGTAAAAAATTGCATCTATGATTGCAGTGCTGGTGAATGGTTTTGCATGCAAGGACTCGAATATTGTCCAAGCAAGCGATTTCATCTTCGCCGGCCTTCATTTACCAGGCAACACATCGAATCCCGTGGGTTCAAAAGTGACACCATCACCGTGGCTCAAATTCCAGGCCTGAACACACTTGGAATTTCCTTGGCAAGGATCGATTTTGCACCCTGGGGGATAAACCCTCCGCACACTCATCCTCGGGCAACTGAGATTCTGACAGTTATCGAAGGCAGTCTTGAGGTGGGATTCGTGACCTCAAACCCGGAAAATAATCTCACCCGAAAAGTACTGCAGAAAGGAGACGTGTTTGTGTTCCCGAAAGGCCTCGTCCACTTCCAAAGAAACGTTGGATATGGTAATGCTGTTGCCATTGTGGGTCTTAGTAGCCAAAATCCAGGGGTCATCACCATTGGTAATGCAGTTTTCGGATCGAAGCCTGCTATTGCGAATGATCTTCTCGCAAAATCATTCCAGGTTGACACTAAAACAGTCGATTGGATTCAGTCCAAGTTCTGAGTTGCCTGCCTGAAGAAGAACTATTGAtgctttcttcttcttcttcttatctattttatttatttgaattcattATCTTTGTATTATCTCAATTAAGGAAAGATCGTGTCAGTGTTCACTCAAAGTTTGATTCGTTTATCAAGTTATTATATCTTTGCATCGATttattgagttttttttttttttttttgctgttTCAGTAGTCAGTTAAGGACTTGCCATTTCTTTTACTTGATCAACTCAGagtaatgacaaaaacttgtgtgagacgatctcacggatcatatttgtgagacaaatctcttatttggatcatccatgaaaagtattactttttatgctaagagtattactttttattgtgaatatcagtaaagTTGACtggtctcacagataaagattcgtgagatcgtctctgTCATGCCCCGAGATCGAGGTTAGTCGACACCGACATTGTCTCACATTCACATAATTGCAAAACAATAAGCCTCGTAGTAAAATCACAATAATTAGTCTTTTTCATAACAAgtaatcgtctttacaataaAATGCGGAAGCGAAAATACatgataataaaattaaaagacgAATAATTTGACTGGTCTCGAATTGGATTGACTTCATCATCATCCCCAAAAGTAATCTTGCTCTTCATCCTCGATttgttcctcgttcttatctgggtgggaatgtaaggggtgagtattttgggaaatactcaatAAATGGGGGCCGATCGTGCATAACAAATATCGAGGATATACATACGAATAAATTATCGTAATTTCAATATTAAGCATGTTGAATCAAATACTAACATAAATACGATatagcactgaaaatcatctcattttctattgTTTTACTGATCAGTCtcctatatgttactcctctaagggacGAGGTCAAAGGAACAATTATTATAACTCACCGCATCAGGGCCTAAACAAAGCATATCAGAGTTCAgaattttctttatcatttctaaatcaaatcattacagtgcatttcaaatactcaacatgctttcaaatattataacttATATCGAACAACGAATAATTCAGGGGATTTCATACCAAATGGAAACGAATATATCATGCCAATCGAATTTTCAAAgtcatatttaattattttcgaaatatgtcATGATCACTTAAAAGAAAATAAGTGTGccattttaatataataattcaaAAACACACTTACCTGATTTCGTTTTGGATTACAACGCTAGAAGGGCGTGCTAAAAAATCTCCGTTCGAAACAAGGTTGCGGCAAAGCTGTGAACTCGACTGCTATAATGCTTCGACTTTGGCCTgttttccagcatatatttcGAATTCCTATAGCTACGGGGAGGAGTTTGCAGTATGTGAGGTGGGATTACTACCACTTCGGTCTTCTTATAAAGGCTGGGATAATCAGCCACAAAGTTAAGCTTTTATCACTCCATTAATGTGTGCTGATTGCTTAGTCAAAGGGATGATTACACTCTTCTCTCCAAATGAACGTGGCCTCTTCTTGATTTGAGATACACATCCGAGATTCATGGCTGTAATGGAGAGTTATTTTGGTTCCTTAAGTTGCAAATGGAGAGTGATTTTTGGTTGCATGAATCTCCTTCCTCAAAATTGGTGCACTTCATTTCCTCCTTCCATATTGCACGACCTTCACagtcttacaagagacctactcgtgAATTATATATAAGTGGTACGAAATTCAGAATCTCTTAAATaagatttttgattttttttttggaaataatAAGATCTTGGATTTGAGTATTACTATTACGAATGAGAAAAAAAGAAGACTGAGGCGTTTTCCGTGGTTGAGCTCgctttgtttttattattacgattttaaaaaaaatggataaaaaaattaattggtgCAACAATTGTACATTTTGTTGCACTAAATCACTTGTAAACTTCAAGATTTAATCTAACTAGTGTTTTCATAATCGGATCGGTAATTGAATTAGTCTACCTTAGAAAAActgtggggactcggacgctaattcattcctaaTCATCTTTAGGAagaattcaaacaattataataaacatggtctaaattttttttaaaatacaaagcggaaacgtaaggtaattcaattcaaattacatattaaacataaacatacaaatcttgtattgtctacaagaattcaactaggttcaactatatgacagtgctgaatcctaagttgcctcAGAGCccagatctccacgctatctagtccagcctcgttcttttcttgaccctgatcctatcccacctgttgccacgcacacatacaaacaagacaacagccggataactccagtgagatttacattctcagtataaatcatgtatatatggaatcataaaaacaatataaatgcatataacagatatatctaacatgtattcaaatcagaatataaatccatatccagaataaatcatattctaaacatgtaccatcatcaggaacataatcaacgtaactcaatataaactgtcaattagactcatgacttcacattttagactagactcaatcctagtctagggatcccgattccaGATGTtagcattccatatcgatcaccagtaatagaagaaataccgattctatccacatcgatatggtatcgatcaccagtaatagaagaagctcggattctatccacattggtatagtatcgatcaccagtaatagaaggaactccgattctatccacatcgatatggtaccgatcaccagtaatagaagaagctacaattctatccacatcgatagccaaacatccggtgacagactttggcactatcgccaatacactatcttgtgacatcgtgcaatgtgcccgtggcgatcccgccactatcaggcacttatgtcccaagattactcgtctaatacctgctatctataaatcaagagaacaagtatatcaatcaaatcaatgtaataaagtaaagtatgtgatttagggaaactcgagccaaacctcactcgagttgtgcaatcccaactcaacattaatttatacctttatcttctcggtccgacgaagacgaagtcccgaattcaactctgtccatacccaatctgataatgacaatcgaatagatacaatatcagtacatgaCTCAGTTCaaaatctgttctgatcaatactcaaatcaaaacataatctgatcaatgtcaatcgacatattataccacaataccatctaaatcaataccgaatctgatcaatatcaatcaactgatgtttcggcggcataataatacaatctcgataaccccgtcaatttcaacaccacaaatataataccagaactcataatcaatatcggtgcaactcataatttcaataacaatacaaatctgatatcgaatctcaattaatcaattccaaaaatcataacaattacatagcCAGTCTGTTCtataatctgacttcgattatacgatgtccactgtatcagaaacaccatatatgattcctattcaattctgacaacatcataatttcaaatcgtatctaaacgtaacaaaacttacgtccagttgtaacctgcgttgataggaacacagtactgaagtcggattacaattcagacgggcggattttgCACAATCCCAAAAGAAATATCAATTCTCCCAGTGTTTCCCTTCTGATTCCTTTTGCTGAATTCTGAATTgcaacatatatacatatatatatatatatatatatatacacgttgcaccTAAAAAGACAAGTGgcttgttcttgttctgcatgtcgcgcgcatatgcgcgcacaaggtcgcgcatatgcgccggtagttcgAACCAGCATCTTTtgtctgctcgcgcatatgcgccgatcaactccgcgcatatgcgccgaacattctgcccatcacgcgcatgtgcgccatctacgtcgcgcatatgcgccgaattcTCTGGAATTCTCCCTTGGTTTCTCGcattgctcgcgcatatgcgcgccttccgccgcacATGTgtgccgaactctctggacgttccgcgcatgtgcgcgtattgaggtcgcgcatatgcgcgccttccgccgcgcatgtgcgccgaactctctggacgttccgcgcatgtgcgcgtattgaggtcgcgcatgtgcgcccaactctctggacctctcgcgcatatgcgcgaatctaagtcgcgcatatgtgcgcgcatggttctgtcttcctcgcgcatgtgcgcccatacatgtcgcgcatgtgcgcggggactcttcttgcacctcatgtcaaatcttctttcggctctcccggtctgatcttttctgtctataatcatatcaattaatcaataaatcatttcagattaatttcggattacagtaattaaaatctcgggccttacaaaaaCTGTCCAACTGATCAGATCAGTCCAGTTTAGATGGACGATTGTACAGGAATATTGATATAAATATTAATGTAATAtaatgaataatatattttgaattttaaaaccTAAAAGATGTATATAaataagaatatatatatatatatatatatatatatatatatatacctaattttaaaaattaagtaaatatatacatatattaaaaACACTAATTatagttatatattttttaaaacaaaaacagtAGATTAAAAAAACTTTAGTActactaaaataatattttaacgaAGTCCAAATTTCGATTTAACGTGGGAGATCATATAGCACTCTACATTTGCTTTTTCTCCCATTCAATCCCGATAAATAGTCCCCTGTTAAAGCTAAGCAAAGATTTAGGTTAAAAGAGAAGGAAAAAGAAAACCATGGCTTCTCATTTGGTCGTGTGCTCAGTTTACTGATTGCAACTTGTTCGATTGAATTAGCCATCAGACCCGAGCCCTCTTCAAAATTTTTGTGTTGCTGATCCCAATGGCCCTGgtaatatatatagatatataaaaTCTGGTTTGGACCTAACCCTAGCGAGCTCaagtattctcctataaatatcaggtttgaatGTTCAGTTCATTCATTCAcgatattatttttcagcagcaccttTAGCTGCTCTCCACTTATATCCTCAATAtttgacttgagcgtcggaggggctacgtcgGGACACCCACTCGGTCCCTTTCTAATGGTCTTCTTCGTGATTACAGGCTCAGGCAAATTCGAAACATGTGTCTGGATTAGTGTCACTTGTttgaatcggaccctaaattttcagTGAGAATCAACCGGAAAAGTCATGAATCAGATATCATTTTTTCTGagtcatttaattaattagattttaTCGACACATAAAATAGCCAAAAAAAGGTGGTTGTTTCTTTAAACTAGTGACCCAAATACTAAAAACTCACCGAATTATTTCCtatcataattttattgaaATACGAACAAGTATACTAATAATATAATTACTATTACTtataaataagataaataaATACATTAATCTCCAAAGACAAAAttgaaattatttatgttattgttaTTTTTTCTCAACACTAGTCAACAAAAACTGTTAGCCATTGAGATTTATtataaaacacacacacacaattgtTGTTATATTTTTCTCCGTTAGaatgcattattattattattattattattattattaactaAATGACTTCCATTaataatgttaaaaaaaaattatacaattaTACTTGACATTCTGAGAAGATAACACAACTCAGCTAATCGGTTCTAATTAAACGAAATAGTTAAAacgaaaataaagatacaacaATAGAACCTGGAAAACAACGCAGTATAATAATCTTGATCTTCTTAAATTTTGCATCAATATTCGGCTTCTTCTTTTCAAACATGATAATGTTTTTTGCATTccaaacatgataaaatgtcgTTGCAAGGACTGAACATCTCATATTTGCCAGCGTGGAGCTGCCTCAATATACACCTCCGAATGATTGAGGACCGCAGCTTTTGAGCCCCTAATTTTTTTCATGCCAAACCATTGTCTAATTCCATTCCAAATCAGCTCAGAAATCGGGCACAAGAAGAAAAAATGGGCCACGTTTTCAACAGCAGCGTTACACAACACATATTTCTTTTCGTCAACAAAATCAAGTCTATTTCGAGTTAGAAACTACCGTGTGCAAACATCCATAATGCGAATCGATGTTTAGGTAGTATGCATGATTTTGCTAGAAAAGTTTCCGTGTCCACAACCCCACACTCCCAATGAAGAATCTGTGAGCATCAACTATCCCGCCATTACCACCGAACCATTGGTGTAGTGTATTAATAGCAGCATCAACCGAACCTTATTTCTCAACCACCTCGTCCCGAATGCAAATTAGACGCTTGATTAGAGGAGATTTTTCCTTGTGCCACTCCCAATATCAAACATTCTCAAACCTACTAtaaatttgatttatccatTTAATCCACATGCTCTCTTTCTTCGTATGTATCTTCCACAATGTTTTTTCTAAGAACACTTTATTCCACGCTTCCAATTTCTCTGATCTTAATCCCCCATCCTCAATCGGTTGGCACAACATTTTCCTTTGTGTGTTCAAAATCATGAAATTATTTCCTACCATTGAGTTTCGAGTTCGAAACATTTTAATGTTATATTCAGATgcactaaaaaatattttgcttaaataaatattcaaaGATGTGTCACATCAC
It contains:
- the LOC142537828 gene encoding LOW QUALITY PROTEIN: protein POLLENLESS 3-like (The sequence of the model RefSeq protein was modified relative to this genomic sequence to represent the inferred CDS: inserted 1 base in 1 codon); this translates as MEDQAEFSSASRIGEEAEKLVDKDPSRAVSMFWAAINSGDRVDSALKDMAVVMKQLDRSDEAVEAIKSFRHLCPLESQESLDNILVELYKILLVNAEICRIEEEIEMLKLKLKQIEDGTAFGGXRTKVARTQGKKFQITIEKDYSRLLGNLAWAYMQLKDYRSAEELYRKALSIEPDKNKQCNLAMCLMSMNKLTEAKFLLQATEISFDSGPMDESFVKSYERASQMLVELEARVFLNL